A genome region from bacterium includes the following:
- a CDS encoding ABC transporter ATP-binding protein, translating into MSLAVASGEFVCVLGPSGCGKSTLLNLIAGLLSPTSGKIFVDGTPVRGPGPDRGMVFQEYALLPWKQVRDNVGLGLRLQRVPRREQALRIADVIDLVGLSGFENKYPHELSGGMKQRVAVARTLVTKPKVMLMDEPFAAVDAQTRQTLQEELVRIWQATRQTIVFVTHSVEEATFLADRVVILSGRPARLKEAVDIDTDRSLRHISHARLASLRDRIARTVRSEVQKEPSEANGRGAG; encoded by the coding sequence TTGAGCCTCGCCGTGGCGAGTGGCGAATTCGTCTGCGTCCTCGGGCCCAGCGGATGCGGCAAATCGACTCTGCTGAACCTCATCGCTGGACTGCTCAGCCCCACGAGCGGAAAGATCTTCGTTGATGGGACCCCGGTTCGCGGGCCCGGGCCGGACCGTGGAATGGTCTTTCAAGAGTATGCGCTTCTGCCTTGGAAACAAGTCCGTGACAACGTCGGGTTGGGCCTACGTCTCCAAAGAGTCCCGCGCCGGGAGCAGGCGCTGCGCATCGCTGATGTCATCGATCTCGTGGGATTATCTGGGTTTGAAAACAAATACCCGCACGAGCTCTCCGGCGGAATGAAACAGCGTGTCGCCGTCGCCCGGACGCTCGTCACCAAGCCGAAGGTCATGTTGATGGATGAACCCTTCGCGGCGGTGGACGCGCAGACTCGACAAACGTTGCAGGAGGAACTCGTCCGCATCTGGCAAGCGACACGTCAAACGATCGTCTTCGTCACCCACTCCGTGGAGGAAGCGACCTTCCTGGCCGATCGCGTAGTCATCCTGAGCGGGCGGCCGGCCCGGCTCAAAGAAGCTGTGGACATCGACACCGATCGGTCGCTGCGGCATATCTCACACGCGCGTCTTGCGAGCCTCCGCGATCGCATCGCGCGTACGGTCCGCAGCGAGGTTCAGAAGGAGCCAAGCGAGGCGAACGGCCGTGGCGCTGGCTAA
- a CDS encoding amidohydrolase family protein, translated as MRIDSHQHFWQVSRGDYYWMSPAVPVLYRDYYPEDLKPHLTSNNIDKTILVQAAPTVSETDFLLGLAHRHDFVGGVVGWLDMEGTDFPDQLAKYCEKRKFIGLRPMLQDLAEDDYVLKPAVVRSLKLVAERGLTFDFLTYVRHLPYVLRVLDKVPNVRAVIDHISKPEIRAQKMEPWKSLLGEVAQHENVYCKLSGMITEADHTAWTPEHIRPYVEHVMECFGAERVLFGSDWPVCLQAGTYDQVIEVVSTILAPVLDKAREGKVFGSNAARFYGIR; from the coding sequence ATGAGGATCGACAGTCACCAGCATTTCTGGCAGGTGAGTCGGGGGGACTATTACTGGATGTCGCCGGCGGTCCCGGTATTGTACAGGGATTATTACCCTGAGGACCTGAAGCCGCATCTCACCAGCAATAATATCGACAAGACAATTCTGGTCCAAGCGGCTCCCACGGTTTCGGAGACCGATTTTTTACTCGGCCTGGCGCACCGCCACGACTTCGTAGGCGGAGTCGTAGGGTGGCTGGACATGGAAGGGACTGATTTTCCCGATCAGCTCGCGAAGTACTGCGAGAAGCGGAAATTTATCGGGCTTCGGCCCATGCTCCAGGATCTTGCGGAAGACGATTACGTTCTAAAACCCGCCGTTGTCAGATCCCTTAAGCTGGTGGCCGAGCGCGGCTTGACCTTTGACTTCCTCACCTATGTGCGCCATTTGCCTTACGTCCTCCGGGTTCTCGACAAGGTGCCGAATGTACGAGCGGTGATCGACCACATTTCCAAACCCGAGATAAGGGCGCAAAAGATGGAGCCCTGGAAGTCGCTCCTCGGTGAGGTCGCGCAGCATGAGAACGTGTACTGTAAACTCTCCGGAATGATTACGGAAGCAGATCACACGGCGTGGACGCCCGAGCACATCCGGCCATACGTGGAACACGTGATGGAATGTTTCGGCGCGGAACGTGTACTGTTCGGAAGCGACTGGCCTGTTTGCCTGCAGGCCGGAACATACGATCAGGTGATTGAGGTCGTTTCAACGATCTTGGCGCCTGTCTTGGACAAAGCCCGCGAAGGAAAAGTCTTTGGGTCCAATGCCGCGCGATTTTACGGGATCCGTTAG
- a CDS encoding GntR family transcriptional regulator has translation MVVRGNNRVQATASRTVLAEPVYEALKGRIMDQKLRPGARINIDGLAAEMGVSQTPIREALKQLATERLATASPFRGYSVVPLPTQRQLAELMHVRRLLEVEAGRQAVVRATLADLRRLERELEAMAKLTPGPTFRDFRPFSQHDRAFHEHLITAADNQVLLEVYRSLNVHVQTGRLYYNRGEVDYAEALVEHRGIYEALRNRDVDVLTAAIVTHIDGAERRLGEFLEPVADARAKAIAIAAERLVHVHKVRSR, from the coding sequence ATGGTTGTGCGAGGCAACAATCGGGTTCAGGCAACAGCATCGCGAACGGTGCTAGCGGAGCCTGTCTATGAGGCACTCAAGGGTCGCATTATGGATCAGAAGTTACGTCCCGGTGCCCGGATCAACATAGACGGGTTGGCCGCCGAAATGGGAGTGAGCCAAACCCCAATCCGTGAGGCTCTGAAGCAGCTTGCGACTGAAAGGCTTGCAACGGCTTCGCCCTTCAGAGGCTACTCCGTTGTGCCACTTCCAACCCAACGACAGCTTGCGGAACTCATGCACGTGCGGCGGTTGCTCGAGGTCGAGGCCGGGCGGCAAGCGGTTGTGCGCGCAACGTTGGCGGATCTTCGACGGCTGGAGCGTGAACTCGAGGCGATGGCCAAACTCACGCCGGGGCCGACTTTTCGCGATTTCCGACCGTTCAGCCAGCATGATCGGGCGTTTCACGAGCACCTGATCACGGCGGCAGATAATCAGGTCTTGCTGGAAGTGTACCGTTCTCTCAACGTACACGTCCAAACAGGCCGACTTTACTATAACCGGGGAGAAGTAGACTATGCCGAGGCGCTGGTTGAGCACCGTGGCATCTACGAGGCCTTGCGAAACAGAGATGTAGACGTACTGACTGCGGCCATCGTTACGCACATCGACGGTGCAGAACGCAGGCTCGGGGAGTTTCTGGAGCCGGTTGCAGATGCCAGGGCGAAGGCCATCGCGATCGCCGCGGAGCGTCTAGTGCACGTACACAAGGTTCGATCACGATGA
- a CDS encoding ABC transporter permease has protein sequence MALANTSTYPNRPPRHASWLGFAVLPIMRLVATLFPFAVLIAAWQVSVMWLGLPGYLYPSPESVVIAGGDLIKNGILLSYTVDSMYRYTIGCVIGILIGIPLGLVIVTNRFVSAMLTPILNFFQSIVELAWIPIFVLWFGYGLTTIVVSIAYVVTFLVTYSTIQGVRRIPPLTVNAVRVLGAKRWFLAREVMLPGALPDIVTGIRLGAGFAFRALIGAELIAAHSGLGYLLFYARQQGVTSRIIVTMAILGLLWLGLDRLYLKPIEQATVERWGMVTTTEWG, from the coding sequence GTGGCGCTGGCTAACACAAGCACATATCCGAATCGGCCTCCGCGTCACGCGTCGTGGCTCGGCTTCGCTGTGCTTCCGATCATGCGGCTGGTGGCAACGTTGTTCCCCTTCGCCGTGTTGATTGCGGCGTGGCAAGTGTCGGTCATGTGGCTCGGGCTCCCCGGCTATCTCTATCCGTCTCCGGAGTCGGTCGTGATCGCCGGCGGAGACTTGATCAAAAATGGCATCCTCCTTTCCTACACCGTCGACAGCATGTATCGCTACACTATTGGGTGCGTGATCGGAATCCTCATCGGGATTCCGCTGGGTTTAGTGATCGTCACCAACCGTTTTGTGTCCGCGATGTTGACGCCGATCCTGAATTTTTTCCAGTCGATTGTGGAATTGGCCTGGATTCCCATTTTCGTGCTGTGGTTCGGCTATGGCCTGACGACGATCGTCGTCAGTATTGCGTATGTCGTCACCTTCTTGGTGACCTACAGTACGATTCAGGGCGTACGTCGCATTCCACCGCTCACAGTGAACGCCGTCCGTGTACTCGGCGCAAAGCGATGGTTTCTCGCCCGGGAGGTAATGCTCCCAGGTGCGCTTCCAGACATTGTGACGGGCATCCGGCTTGGGGCGGGATTTGCGTTCCGTGCGCTCATTGGTGCGGAGTTGATTGCAGCCCATTCGGGTCTTGGATACCTTCTCTTCTACGCCCGCCAGCAAGGGGTTACCAGCAGAATCATCGTCACCATGGCGATATTGGGCCTACTCTGGCTAGGGCTCGATCGCCTTTACTTGAAACCGATCGAACAAGCCACGGTGGAACGGTGGGGAATGGTCACCACGACGGAGTGGGGATAG
- a CDS encoding alkyl sulfatase dimerization domain-containing protein: MSGEDLIELADRLWRGDVPIEKNSPFLHLGTLVEVAPRTAFIASAGNVSAFETDAGLVLVDTGSEPWAGKVHEALRLWSSAPVHTIIYSHGHPDHVWGIVLFDEEARTRGLPRPRLVAHEDVPRRFDRYLRTTGYNTTINQRQFQDPNIRWPVQYRYPDQTYRDTLTLEIGGERFELHHGRGETNDHTWIWAPVRKVLCSADFFIWAIPNAGNPQKVQRYAGDWAAALQEMSALDAEVLLPGHGLPVLGSDRIRQTLTETAELLTSLETQALALMNQGSRLDEIIHGVKAPEHLTRRPYLRPILDEPEFIVRNIWRLYGGWWDGNPATLKPASEADLAREIARLAGGPLRLAERARALAGAGDLRLAGHLAELAALAAPRDGRVWAIRADVFRQRAAAEQSSIAKGIFGSVATQTQGPPS, encoded by the coding sequence ATGAGCGGAGAAGATCTTATCGAACTCGCAGACCGGCTTTGGCGCGGAGATGTGCCGATCGAGAAAAATAGCCCCTTTCTCCACTTAGGTACGTTGGTAGAGGTTGCTCCGCGGACCGCATTTATCGCGTCCGCCGGCAACGTCAGCGCCTTCGAAACGGACGCCGGACTTGTGTTGGTGGATACCGGGAGCGAGCCCTGGGCCGGCAAGGTTCACGAGGCCCTTCGCCTTTGGTCATCCGCACCGGTGCACACCATCATCTACTCGCACGGCCATCCTGACCACGTATGGGGTATTGTTCTGTTCGACGAGGAAGCGAGAACACGAGGGCTGCCTCGGCCCCGACTCGTCGCACATGAGGACGTGCCTCGCCGATTTGACCGGTATCTTCGGACGACCGGATACAACACCACGATCAATCAACGCCAATTCCAAGATCCCAATATCCGCTGGCCCGTCCAATACCGATACCCGGATCAGACATATCGCGACACCCTTACGTTGGAGATCGGCGGCGAGCGGTTTGAACTTCACCACGGTCGCGGCGAGACAAATGACCACACCTGGATTTGGGCGCCTGTCCGGAAGGTACTCTGCTCTGCCGACTTCTTCATCTGGGCAATTCCCAATGCGGGAAATCCGCAGAAAGTGCAGCGGTACGCCGGCGACTGGGCCGCGGCGCTGCAAGAGATGAGCGCCTTGGACGCCGAGGTGTTGCTGCCCGGGCACGGGCTGCCGGTCCTCGGTTCTGATCGGATCCGCCAGACCTTGACCGAGACCGCGGAGCTCTTGACGTCGTTGGAAACGCAGGCGCTGGCGCTGATGAACCAGGGTTCGCGTCTGGACGAGATCATCCACGGCGTCAAGGCTCCCGAACACCTCACTCGGCGTCCGTACCTGCGCCCCATTCTCGATGAGCCGGAATTCATTGTCCGCAACATCTGGCGATTATACGGCGGCTGGTGGGATGGGAACCCGGCCACGTTAAAGCCGGCGTCCGAAGCGGACCTCGCGCGAGAGATCGCCCGCCTCGCAGGCGGCCCGCTGCGACTTGCGGAGAGGGCCCGCGCCCTCGCGGGCGCGGGTGATCTGCGCCTTGCTGGCCACTTGGCCGAGTTGGCCGCGCTGGCAGCGCCACGGGACGGCCGTGTCTGGGCAATTCGGGCGGATGTGTTTCGGCAGCGGGCTGCCGCGGAACAGTCAAGTATCGCAAAAGGGATCTTTGGATCGGTCGCAACGCAAACACAGGGGCCTCCATCGTGA
- a CDS encoding ABC transporter substrate-binding protein, protein MRSWRWVVVLIFTAVVTMLTGNGGGASAQNTFTPVAIGVVAAVDEVSVFASVDNGIYRKHGLDVKVTVYPTGVEVVNALAAGQIQIGMVGPTPFVASASKGVPLVLIVVNHGTPNSMSYSANQGIVASAKSGVRVGDLKGLAGKKIGVPFGADPQPYLDSVLAGAGVSPQGVTLVNLSPPDAAVALRQGAIDAAALFEPWTTVVLAEVPGSVRVVEGHAPSWFGPGIGVTTRQELAQQRNVLVRVLAAQAETEQWVRHNLDKAAQVDTRWITGLNSEVATRAIRYPVFDMRISKLTIEGFNKNYIPALVKLGVLHAAVDIAKFTDASVILQVQRDSPQLFDDLPPIAPRNQLRE, encoded by the coding sequence ATGAGATCGTGGCGCTGGGTGGTGGTATTGATCTTCACAGCGGTGGTCACGATGCTCACCGGGAACGGCGGGGGCGCATCGGCACAGAATACGTTCACCCCGGTGGCGATTGGTGTGGTCGCGGCCGTCGATGAAGTGAGTGTCTTTGCGTCCGTCGATAACGGGATATATCGAAAACACGGGCTTGACGTAAAGGTGACCGTGTATCCAACTGGCGTGGAGGTCGTGAACGCGCTCGCGGCCGGCCAGATTCAGATCGGCATGGTGGGACCTACGCCATTTGTTGCAAGCGCCAGCAAGGGTGTCCCGCTTGTGCTGATCGTTGTGAATCACGGTACGCCGAACTCGATGTCATACAGCGCCAACCAAGGCATCGTCGCAAGCGCCAAATCAGGGGTGCGAGTCGGCGATCTTAAGGGTCTGGCGGGTAAGAAAATCGGCGTTCCCTTCGGGGCGGACCCACAGCCGTATCTGGACAGTGTGCTTGCCGGAGCCGGCGTCAGCCCCCAGGGGGTCACCCTGGTCAACCTCTCCCCGCCAGATGCGGCGGTGGCGCTCAGACAGGGGGCCATCGATGCCGCCGCGCTCTTCGAACCATGGACCACGGTGGTGCTCGCGGAAGTGCCGGGGTCGGTACGAGTGGTCGAAGGTCATGCGCCGAGTTGGTTCGGTCCAGGTATTGGCGTCACCACACGCCAAGAACTGGCGCAACAGCGCAATGTGCTGGTCCGTGTCCTTGCTGCGCAGGCCGAAACCGAGCAGTGGGTGCGCCACAACTTGGACAAAGCGGCGCAAGTTGATACGCGATGGATCACAGGCCTCAACTCCGAGGTGGCGACTCGGGCGATTCGCTACCCTGTGTTCGACATGCGGATTTCCAAGCTGACGATTGAGGGGTTCAACAAGAACTACATCCCGGCTTTGGTGAAATTGGGTGTCCTCCATGCCGCGGTGGATATCGCCAAGTTTACCGACGCGTCCGTCATCTTGCAGGTACAGCGGGACTCTCCTCAGCTGTTCGACGATCTGCCTCCGATCGCACCTCGAAACCAGCTCAGGGAATGA
- a CDS encoding ABC transporter permease — protein sequence MLAVTGSIAVWVLVTQVAAIPSYKLPPPQMVGQVGWHLLTSGQLSANAWVSFWRLILAFAIGAGLAIPLGLGIATNRYVASFLRPLVTFFNSVAGIAWIPLAIIWFGFGPSAVIFVVANNVFFIVLFNTVTGALTIPQHLIRAVRTLGGGPRDVFWHVILPGALVNILGGLRTGMAFGWRALVVAEIVGSSGTGLGYMILNAARYFDTATMLVGIFAVGVVWLFMDRLLLKPWEMRTVERWGLTQP from the coding sequence GTGCTGGCCGTGACGGGTAGCATCGCGGTGTGGGTGCTCGTGACGCAAGTTGCGGCCATACCTTCCTATAAACTGCCACCACCGCAGATGGTGGGGCAGGTCGGCTGGCATCTCCTGACCAGCGGGCAATTGTCAGCCAATGCGTGGGTGAGTTTCTGGCGGCTTATTCTTGCGTTTGCCATCGGCGCGGGATTGGCGATTCCCCTTGGGCTGGGGATCGCAACCAACCGGTACGTCGCCTCGTTCTTACGACCCCTCGTGACGTTCTTCAACTCGGTAGCCGGTATCGCCTGGATCCCGCTGGCGATCATCTGGTTCGGGTTCGGTCCAAGCGCCGTGATCTTCGTTGTGGCGAATAACGTGTTCTTCATCGTGCTGTTCAATACGGTCACGGGCGCGCTAACCATTCCGCAGCATCTCATTCGAGCGGTCCGGACGCTGGGCGGAGGGCCCCGGGATGTTTTCTGGCACGTTATTCTGCCCGGGGCACTGGTGAACATTCTGGGCGGCCTCCGCACCGGGATGGCGTTCGGCTGGCGCGCCCTTGTCGTGGCGGAGATTGTCGGATCGTCGGGGACGGGGCTTGGCTATATGATCCTCAATGCTGCGCGGTACTTCGACACCGCGACGATGCTGGTTGGCATTTTTGCCGTTGGAGTGGTCTGGTTGTTCATGGATCGTCTGCTGCTCAAGCCCTGGGAAATGCGGACGGTGGAGCGCTGGGGGCTCACCCAACCGTGA